TAGGTGAGATTAAGGGGTTAGAAACTCTTTGGTATATTTGGTTATATAAGTATGTAAAAGCTCGTCAAAACTCATACTTGCCATTTTACTGCCTACCGGGGAAAAGAACCCAATACCAATTATTTTTTGGGGAGAAATCATTTTTATCTTCATATTATAATCATATTTTCCATCTGGAAAAATCGGGAGTTTTCTTCCAAAACTCTTCCTGAAATGTGGGTCTGAGTCAAAATTGATAAACTGCCGCCTAAACCCGTTAACCTTCTCTTTTCCATAAAAATAACGCCTATCCAGTTCTGATTGTGATATAACAACAAAATCAAGGAGATTTCCCTTATCAGCCTTCGCGTAAATATAACTTGTAACTAAACCCGGAGAATTAAGGTTAGGAGTTTCGTCTATGCTTGAGAACATATAATTATCAGAGACAGTTACCGGAAAATCTTCTTTACGTCTTTTGGGTAATAAATTGTATGGAATAATGCTACTTTCTATAACCCCCCGCCATGCATAAAAGACGATCCTTACGCCTGCGTCTATTCGAGCATCTTCTTGAGTTTTAACACGAGCATCGCCTTCGGACCACTTACCACTTTCCATAAGAGATATGGCTTTGTTTATTGAGCTTTTAGCTACAATAGTATCCCCTAAATGGAAGCAGGCTACGGCTTTATCCCAATGAAAAACAGCACGCTTGTTATCGAGTTCTAACCCTGCATTCGCATCAACAAGCATTCTTTCAAAGTTTCTAGCTCTATGGTTTTCTGCGGCAGATTGAAGTAACTGAATTGTCCTTACAACTTCTTGGTTACGTTGGTCTTGAGATTTTAAAGAACAGCCACCAACAAACATAAACATCGCAATAACAATCACCGCACTAAATTTATTCAGCTTAGACATTATAAAATTCCTTATTCTATTTCAGAGGCTCTACATATTCACCCAAAACAACATTATCAGAAGCCCTTTTCTTAAAATCTGCTCGGCGTTGCTCTATGGGTTTATCTAGTTCTTCCTTAGATAAGGCTTCTGCATAAGTAATAAAGATAGCTTTGTCAGAGTCGATAGTGCTTGCACAGAGCTGTCGAGCTGTCCCGTTGCCTGAATGCATATCAATACCACAATTATACTCAAGTCCCCCAATATTAAAGGTATCAATATCATATGATCCTATTTCATTTCTTAGCTTTTCTTTCCCGTAACTAATATAGAGCAACCTACTACTCTCTGAGAGTACATCAATTACTACTCTTTTATCGGCAGATCTGAAATCATATATGTCAATACTATTAGCGCTGATCGATGTAAGCTCACCAAAATAAGGAATACTTCTATCAACTTTAACAGTTAAACTAGGACGCCTCTTCATATAAAAAGTATTATCAACAACGAAGCCCTTGCAACACCCCGAAAAACACAAAACTACAACCAATAACATTAATATATTTATTCTTTTCATAACTCCTCCTTTTTTATGCAGGATTGTCGTATGGAATAACAAATCTCAACAACTATTATAACTTTAATTTCCTCCTTGACATTTACCCCAACCTATAGAGTTTTAAGTTTAAATGAAACATTAAGGCTCCTTGAGTGGCGGGCATTACCACACCGAACGATGTGTTTTTTATACCCTTTTTTATTTGATGAACTTCCCTTTTTAAGATTATTATTTATTTCATAGGGGTACGTTATGAAAAAACTGTTAATCGTTTTAATGCTATTTCTTGTGTATGCTTGTGCGAGTAAAAAGCCTAAAATGTCACGAGAAGAACTTTCAAGGCTCAGAACTCAACCTGTAACTATTGATATTAGCGAAAAAGCTTGTGTAGAAACTAAGGCACAAAAAGAAATTGACGCTAAAAAACCGCCTGTTAAACATACAACTAAAGAAGAAGAATGGGAAAAACAGAAAAGACAAACGAAAGCATCAGCAGCATTTTACACTATACTTTCGGCAACAATTGATGCAATTCACTAACGAAAATAATTATTCCATTGCCCCCCCCTAAAAAGGATACGGTATGAAAAAGTTGTTAATATTATTAGTGTTCATGTTGTTAGTTGGTTGTGCGACTGGCAAGCAAGCCGCTCCGGGTTATTCTATAGTTGAAACGACTAAGAAATATACTGTTTATCAAGAAGACAAAACCGGAGAACTTCATAAGGTTGATAACTCTGTTATGAATTGTAAGTATGAAGGAACTTCCGCCAGTCAAAAAAACCAAAATGGAATTGATTCAGCCGCTAACCTTACTGGTGAAGCTCTATTCTGGGCTATTATAGAATCAGCTCCAAGCCCTTAACGAAAATAATTATTCCATTGTCCCAACTCCAAGGCTGGTTTTGTGTCGACTGTTATCGTGTATTGGCTATTGTGGGACAAAAACGAGGATAAACATATACAAAAGAAAAAGGTTTACATTTAACATGTAAACCCTTGAATTGCTTCTGGAGCCAACGAGCAGAGATGAAATGACGACTTACTAATTGAATCGGCATTAAAAAACAGACCAGTTCTGCCAGTGCAAAACACCACACAATCGAAAACAATTAGACAACCTGCAAGCAATTGGACATAATTTCTTTATGAACGAATCAACAATCACTCTTTGTCACTCTGCGTTATCTGAACAAGTTGTACAGGAGTTGTACAAAAGTGAAGGCAAAAAGAAAAGGGGCTTAGATTTTCATCTAAACCCCTGAATTACCTGGTAGGCCACGAAGGACTTGAACCTTCAACCATCGGATTAAGAGTCCGGTGCTCTACCAATTGAGCCAGTGACCCGTGCGTGAAAAGTGGTTTAGAGTGGATCGCGTTACTTGTCAACATTATTTTTATATTTTTCATTAAAAAAGGTCGATTAATGAATTTAAAGAAACATTTAGTAATATTTATCAGTATATTATTCATGACCGCTGCAGCCTGCCCTAATCAAGCCTATAGCGCTCAAAGACAAAACCCGAACCTTAGCACTAAGTGGAAACTATATAGACTAACCCCTGAAGACCAAGCTAAAACAGGAATTCAAACAGATATTTTAGCAGCTCTTATTCTCGAAACCAAGAACGGCTGGTACACATACTCACATAATCCCGGTAAAATGGGGCAGCCTACAACATTAAAAGTAACGCTGCTTCCCCATAAAACAATTCTTTTACCCATTTATCTTGCTGGCAAACTGAAGGATGATCCTTTCAACCCGGGTAAAAAAATAGGTGTATACCCTTCCCCTACTCCCATATTTATTCCTATTCCTTCAAATCTTAAATCTTTCACTTTGCAAGCAAAACTATCTCTACTCATGTGCTCAAAAACTGCGTGCATGCCGTTTAAGACCGACCTAAGTTTCTTAGGCATGGGAGTAGTTCCTGAAAAACTTTCTTCTGCCAGTTCCCAAAAATGGTGGCCAAAATTTTTAAAAGCTACTTCAAAAGTAAATAAGAATAAAATTTCTCTTAAAAATATTTCTGCAAAAATAAATAAAAATGAACAAATCTTAAAAACTAAAATCAAACCAGTCCCTGCCAATAGCGCTGCAACTAAATCAAAACTGGCGCCCGTACCGCCTAAGTCTGAAACAGCTGCTGCATTTTCATTTGAATCCTTAACCCCGCAATCTTTTACCCCAGGCCTTGAAGTTTCAAACCTTACTACAGCCGTTCTTTTCGGTATTCTGGCAGGATTACTGCTGAATTTTATGCCTTGCGTCCTTCCGGTTATCAGCTTGAAGCTTTCCGCCCTGCTGGCAGGTTCTCAGAACGTAGAGGAAAAAGAACGTAAAAGACGCTTTAGAGAGCATAATCTGTTTTTTGCAATCGGTATAATACTTTACTTCGGAATCTTGAGCGGAATCTTAGGGTTAACAGGACTGGCATGGGGACAGATTTTTCAAAAACCGCCTATTGTTATCATCCTGACCGGAATAGTCTTTGCGCTGAGTTTAAGTTTATTCGGAATTTATAATCTACCGATTGTAGACCTGAAAATCAGTACAGTAAGCTCAGGTCCGCGCAGACAAGCTTTGTTCACAGGAATACTTGCAACTCTTCTGGCTACACCTTGCAGCGGTCCTTTTTTAGGCGGAGTTCTTGGATGGGCCATGATTCAACCGCCTTATATAATCGGTAGCGTCTTTATAAGCGTCGGAGCGGGAATGGCTATACCGTATATTGCAATGGCAATCTTTCCCGGTCTTGTAAAAAAATTCCCTAAACCCGGACCATGGACAATATGGGTTGAACGCACCGCAGGTTTTTTCCTTGCAGCAACATGCATATATTTAATCAGCATTCTGCCTGAAAATATGCTCATACCCACACTTATTTTTTTATGGTTCACTGGAGTCGCTGCGTGGATGTGGGGACTTTCTTCCGGCTGTAACACCAAATCAAGTATGATGATTTTAAGAACCGCAGCGCTTGCCATTTGTATTGCCGCCGGATTCTGGGCCAAAACTCCGCCCATAAAAACTGCCCACTGGATAAGTTTTAAGCAGGAGGACTTTGCTTCGCGAATAGGTAAAGAAGCCATGCTTGTTGAATTCACAGCCGACTGGTGTCCATCCTGTAAAGTTCTTGAGCAAACAGTTCTTACATCAAATAATCTTAATCGTTGGCAGAAAAAATATAATCTCAGTTACATAAAAGTGGATCTTACAGCCCCTGACAAAACTGCGGACGCTTTTCTACGTGCTATGGACAGCAGATCAATCCCGCTCGCGGCCATTTTCAAAAAAGGCAGTAACAGCACAGCTCCGACAGTTATTCGGGACCTCTACACTACAAGCCAAATGGATGCAGCTTTAAAAGAAACACTTAGCGGAGATTAAACTGAATATCTTATGACATTATTCGATATTATTATTGAGCTCTGCCCCTTTACGGGATGGACTGTGTCAGTTAAATACATTTGCTGAACTAAAATGCTTATAATTTTAAAAATGATAAATAATTAAGGATCAATATGCTTAACTTTCAATTTTTCATCCCTACCAGACTTATTTTCGGTCCCGGTAAACTTGCAGAACTTGGTACTACACCAGATCTTCCTAAAGGTAATAAAGCTCTCATAATAATCGGTGAATCTGGTGCAATGATCACCAACGGTTACCTTGATAAAGTTCAAGCCGCACTTGGTCGACAAAATGTTGCTACAATTGTTTTTGATAATATTTCTCCAAATCCGAAGTCTGATCAGATTGACGAAGCAGCTAAATTCGCCCGCGAAAAAGGTATCGATTTTATCGTTGCACTCGGCGGTGGTTCCACAATCGACGCAGCAAAAGCAATTGCCCTGCTAACCACTAACGTTGGCAAATGCTGGGATTTCATTCAAGCCGGATCAGGCGGAGGAATCACTGCTGAAAATCCTTCCATCCCGCTTATCGCCATTCCGACCACAGCAGGAACAGGAACAGAAGCTGATCCCTGGGCGGTTATCAGCAAAAGCGGTGGCACTGAAAAGATCAGTCTCGGGAACGATTCCACTTTTCCGTTCATGTCAATCATCGACCCTGAATTAATGCTCAGCGTACCTCAGCGTACTACTGCATATACTGGAATTGATGCATTCTTCCATGCTGTCGAAACTTTTGTTTCAACCGAGCATCAGCCGATGAGTGATATGCTAGCCCTTGAGTCAGTACATCTCATCACAAATTATCTACCAATGGCAATTGAGCAGGGAGACAACATCGAAGCACGCACTGTTATGGCATGGGCCAGCACTGCCGCTGGAATGTGTGAAACTCTTTCCCGCTGCATCTCCCAGCATTCTCTGGAACACGCTTTAAGCGCAATGTATCCTGATCTTCCACATGGACTGGGACTTGCCAAGCTTTCACTTCCATACTTTAAGCGCCTTGTACCAGGCAGTCCTGATCGCTTTGAAGATCTCGCTATGGCAATGGGTTACGACACTTCAGAGTTTGATGAGAATCAGCGTGCTTCAGTGTTTCTGGAAGGATTACGCGCCCTGCTTGAACGTACCGGCCTAGCTGAAGAATCACTAAAAACCTATGGCGCAAAAGAAGAAGATGTTCCGAAACTGGTAGAAATTGCTATGACCACAATGGGCAAACTTTTCGCGTTCACCCCGACAGAAATGAATCAAGACGAGCTTGAATGTATTATGTCTGAAGCAATTGCAGGGTAATTAAATCTATTTACGAATAATTCACCGATTCCTCTTGGCAAAAGGTGTTTATTTCGCATAGTATTGAAGTTGTTTTAAATAACCGAAACTATAGTGCAGTATGCCCGTCAAAAATAAAAAAATTATTCAGTGCCCATTTTGCAACAGCAACCGTCTCTATCTTAGACGCGGTTTGGTTTCTGATGCATTTATTTCGCTGCTGACATCAGTCAGATCGTTTACCTGCGGTTCGTGCAGTAGAAGTTTTCGAAAATATAACAACTATTTTACAAGCAAACAGGCTCTTATTCACATTCTGATAATACTTGCAATACTTGCCATTGCTAATCCTGACCTGATCAATCCTAAAAATTGGTTGATGAAGGAACAGGTTGTAACAAATCAGGAAAACCCGGCAATTGAGAAGCTAAACTCTGACGCTGACGCTGATCCTGAAAAATTACTAGCAAACAATGAAACCATAGCAATTATCACGAATGGGACCATAACAACTGTCACGGCTGTAAACGGAACAACTAACGGCACTGTCGACGCAGTTCATGAAAATGCGACAGTTACGGAAGTAGGTTTCAATGCAACAGAAATAAATATGGCGGCAGCAAAAACTCCTGCCAAAACCGGACTTCAGAGCGGAAAACTTAATTCAATTTACTTTAAAAACATTAAAAAGAAAACGAGGATAAACCTTGACATGGGAGGCTCTCCGCTTTCTTACACATCCTTTTTCCTGCGTAATCCTAATAGACTTGTTGTAGATGTTATAGGTAAATGGGAATACTTCGGTCCAACTACTTTAAGACCTGAAAATCCTATTTTTTCCAGATTCAGAATCGGAATTTATGAGAATAAATTACGCATGGTCATGGACCTGAAAGGAAACACTCCTGCTCCTACAATT
This genomic interval from Desulfovibrio sp. UCD-KL4C contains the following:
- a CDS encoding AMIN domain-containing protein; the encoded protein is MPVKNKKIIQCPFCNSNRLYLRRGLVSDAFISLLTSVRSFTCGSCSRSFRKYNNYFTSKQALIHILIILAILAIANPDLINPKNWLMKEQVVTNQENPAIEKLNSDADADPEKLLANNETIAIITNGTITTVTAVNGTTNGTVDAVHENATVTEVGFNATEINMAAAKTPAKTGLQSGKLNSIYFKNIKKKTRINLDMGGSPLSYTSFFLRNPNRLVVDVIGKWEYFGPTTLRPENPIFSRFRIGIYENKLRMVMDLKGNTPAPTISKTDTGLNIDVK
- a CDS encoding iron-containing alcohol dehydrogenase, with translation MLNFQFFIPTRLIFGPGKLAELGTTPDLPKGNKALIIIGESGAMITNGYLDKVQAALGRQNVATIVFDNISPNPKSDQIDEAAKFAREKGIDFIVALGGGSTIDAAKAIALLTTNVGKCWDFIQAGSGGGITAENPSIPLIAIPTTAGTGTEADPWAVISKSGGTEKISLGNDSTFPFMSIIDPELMLSVPQRTTAYTGIDAFFHAVETFVSTEHQPMSDMLALESVHLITNYLPMAIEQGDNIEARTVMAWASTAAGMCETLSRCISQHSLEHALSAMYPDLPHGLGLAKLSLPYFKRLVPGSPDRFEDLAMAMGYDTSEFDENQRASVFLEGLRALLERTGLAEESLKTYGAKEEDVPKLVEIAMTTMGKLFAFTPTEMNQDELECIMSEAIAG
- a CDS encoding cytochrome c biogenesis protein CcdA, encoding MNLKKHLVIFISILFMTAAACPNQAYSAQRQNPNLSTKWKLYRLTPEDQAKTGIQTDILAALILETKNGWYTYSHNPGKMGQPTTLKVTLLPHKTILLPIYLAGKLKDDPFNPGKKIGVYPSPTPIFIPIPSNLKSFTLQAKLSLLMCSKTACMPFKTDLSFLGMGVVPEKLSSASSQKWWPKFLKATSKVNKNKISLKNISAKINKNEQILKTKIKPVPANSAATKSKLAPVPPKSETAAAFSFESLTPQSFTPGLEVSNLTTAVLFGILAGLLLNFMPCVLPVISLKLSALLAGSQNVEEKERKRRFREHNLFFAIGIILYFGILSGILGLTGLAWGQIFQKPPIVIILTGIVFALSLSLFGIYNLPIVDLKISTVSSGPRRQALFTGILATLLATPCSGPFLGGVLGWAMIQPPYIIGSVFISVGAGMAIPYIAMAIFPGLVKKFPKPGPWTIWVERTAGFFLAATCIYLISILPENMLIPTLIFLWFTGVAAWMWGLSSGCNTKSSMMILRTAALAICIAAGFWAKTPPIKTAHWISFKQEDFASRIGKEAMLVEFTADWCPSCKVLEQTVLTSNNLNRWQKKYNLSYIKVDLTAPDKTADAFLRAMDSRSIPLAAIFKKGSNSTAPTVIRDLYTTSQMDAALKETLSGD